From one Burkholderia latens genomic stretch:
- a CDS encoding porin → MKASPHYSAILILCTASLGASAAHAQSSVTLYGVVDDSIAYVNNQQGHSNIYMRDGNLYASKFGLRGDEDLGGGTHAIFDLQSGFNLNTGAQAAAGTIFNRQAFVGLRNDHYGTVTAGRQYTPYFLLVGPYASSSWLTGATGAHPGDIDGLDTTIRVNNSVTYTSPVFSGLTASAMYAFGGIAGATGKGNTFSAALRYANGPVGIAAGYLRINSSGSSAGFLNPATAASGSFAVSVLNQGYLTAKAVEQVAAAGNYTLGNLTMGVNYSNVKYLPGNGSTFTDTAVFNTYGVLAAYRCTPTFSVAGAFAYTLASKANGVSDAARYQQYSLKESYSLSKRTTLYALQAYTHSSGQTLGALGAGHIVDAAPIVGDSQQLTPSTTHGQFVGMAGIAVTF, encoded by the coding sequence ATGAAAGCATCGCCCCACTACTCTGCAATCCTGATTTTATGCACAGCGTCGCTCGGCGCTTCCGCCGCTCATGCACAGAGCAGCGTGACGCTGTACGGCGTGGTAGACGATTCGATTGCGTACGTGAACAATCAGCAAGGCCACTCGAACATCTACATGCGCGACGGCAACCTGTATGCGTCGAAGTTCGGGCTGCGCGGCGACGAGGATCTCGGCGGCGGCACCCACGCAATCTTCGACCTGCAATCCGGCTTCAACCTGAATACCGGCGCGCAAGCCGCCGCCGGCACGATCTTCAACCGCCAGGCGTTCGTCGGGCTGCGCAACGATCATTACGGCACGGTGACGGCCGGCCGCCAGTACACGCCATACTTCCTGCTGGTCGGCCCGTACGCGTCGAGCAGCTGGCTGACCGGCGCGACAGGCGCGCATCCGGGCGACATCGACGGCCTCGACACGACGATTCGCGTCAATAATTCGGTTACCTACACGTCGCCGGTATTCTCGGGGCTGACCGCGAGCGCGATGTACGCGTTCGGCGGCATCGCCGGCGCGACCGGCAAGGGCAACACGTTCAGCGCCGCGCTGCGCTATGCGAACGGGCCGGTCGGCATCGCGGCCGGCTATCTGCGCATCAACAGTTCGGGTTCTTCAGCGGGCTTTTTGAATCCGGCGACCGCGGCATCGGGCAGCTTCGCGGTGTCCGTGCTGAACCAGGGTTATCTGACCGCGAAGGCCGTCGAGCAGGTCGCGGCTGCCGGCAATTACACGCTCGGCAACCTGACGATGGGCGTCAACTACTCGAACGTGAAGTACTTGCCGGGCAACGGCTCCACGTTCACGGACACGGCCGTGTTCAACACATACGGCGTACTCGCTGCGTACCGCTGCACGCCGACCTTCTCGGTGGCCGGCGCGTTCGCGTACACGCTCGCGTCGAAGGCGAACGGCGTGTCCGACGCGGCCCGTTACCAGCAGTATTCGCTGAAGGAGTCGTACAGCCTGTCGAAACGCACGACACTCTATGCGCTGCAGGCGTACACGCATTCGAGCGGACAGACGCTCGGCGCGCTGGGCGCAGGCCATATCGTCGACGCGGCGCCGATCGTCGGCGATTCGCAACAGCTTACGCCGTCGACGACGCACGGGCAGTTCGTCGGCATGGCCGGGATCGCCGTGACGTTCTGA
- a CDS encoding glycoside hydrolase family 31 protein — protein sequence MTSLLHPPVFRVASRHANRILLASDAGATVELFVLEDDIVRVRVLPDATPRNPRTWTIAPGLDDVPLDGRDRLDLSGFALPHYDFVEDDDAVRIETAQIRVVVNRQGGRCTWSMRGADGAWRVVLADRATQAYNFGWWDERAYHYVARERSDKVFGLGERAGELDRTGARFEMRNIDAMGYSAKHTDPLYKHIPFYITWSPDARGGFGLFYDTLSDCTFDMGRELDNYHGLYRYFVAEHGDLDYYFIASPDTPLAAARRFTWLTGRPARTPKWGLGYSGSTMSYTDAPDAQQQMNQFVEQCDAHDILCDSFHLSSGYTSIGAKRYVFNWNREKFPDPNGFVQHYRDHGIRLCANIKPCLLRDHPAFDEAAQRGLLIRSASGEPAWVQFWDEVGAYIDFTQPQAYRWWQEQVTSALLEYGIASTWNDNNEYEIWSPDAIAHGFGAPFPAREAKVLQTMLMMRASRDAQRAHAPAQRPFLVSRSGGAGMQRYVQTWSGDNYTSWETLRYNLKMGLGLSLSGVSNIGHDIGGFSGPAPSPELLLRWVQFGIFMPRFSIHSWNDDGTVNEPWMYPEIAAQIASLIKQRYRLLPYLYHLLWLSTTRYEPVLRPTLADFPGDARCYDACDDMMLGDALLVAPVVEPGRTERAVYLPSGARWICCTSAQSFEGGADVTLPAPLDTPVMLLREGRVLPLNVAEQRFGARADTRGFLVAPRTEDGVAHGECVEDDGETEAWRDGEYGLWRIETGRAASGELDVSVRWDGRMNRPAERVEILLPASLQGALAVRGARIEHDVRDGAWRRIVVALGG from the coding sequence ACCCGCGCACGTGGACGATCGCGCCCGGCCTCGACGACGTTCCGCTCGACGGACGCGACCGTCTCGATCTGAGCGGCTTCGCGCTGCCGCACTATGACTTCGTCGAAGACGACGACGCCGTGCGCATCGAAACCGCGCAGATTCGTGTCGTGGTGAACCGGCAAGGCGGTCGCTGCACGTGGTCGATGCGCGGTGCCGACGGCGCGTGGCGCGTCGTGCTCGCCGACCGTGCAACGCAGGCGTACAACTTCGGCTGGTGGGACGAGCGCGCATATCACTACGTCGCGCGCGAGCGCAGCGACAAGGTGTTCGGTCTCGGCGAACGCGCGGGCGAGCTCGACCGCACCGGCGCGCGCTTCGAGATGCGCAACATCGACGCGATGGGCTACAGCGCGAAGCACACCGACCCGCTCTACAAGCACATTCCGTTCTACATCACCTGGTCGCCCGACGCGCGCGGGGGCTTCGGGCTGTTCTACGACACGCTGTCGGACTGCACGTTCGACATGGGCCGCGAACTCGACAACTACCACGGGCTCTATCGCTATTTCGTCGCGGAGCACGGCGATCTGGACTACTACTTCATCGCATCGCCCGATACACCGCTCGCGGCCGCCCGCCGCTTCACGTGGCTCACCGGGCGCCCCGCGCGCACACCGAAATGGGGGCTCGGCTATTCGGGCTCCACGATGAGCTACACCGATGCGCCCGACGCGCAGCAGCAGATGAACCAGTTCGTCGAACAGTGCGACGCGCACGACATCCTGTGCGATTCGTTTCACCTGTCGTCCGGCTACACGTCGATCGGCGCGAAGCGCTACGTGTTCAACTGGAACCGCGAAAAGTTTCCCGATCCGAATGGTTTCGTGCAGCACTACCGGGACCACGGCATCCGCCTGTGCGCGAACATCAAGCCGTGCCTGCTGCGCGATCATCCGGCGTTCGACGAAGCCGCGCAACGCGGGCTGCTGATCCGTTCCGCGTCGGGCGAGCCCGCATGGGTGCAGTTCTGGGACGAGGTCGGCGCGTACATCGACTTCACGCAACCGCAAGCGTATCGCTGGTGGCAGGAGCAAGTCACGTCGGCGCTCCTCGAATACGGGATCGCATCGACTTGGAACGACAACAACGAATACGAGATCTGGTCGCCCGACGCGATCGCGCATGGCTTCGGCGCACCGTTTCCGGCGCGCGAAGCAAAGGTGCTGCAGACGATGCTGATGATGCGCGCGTCGCGCGACGCGCAGCGTGCGCACGCTCCTGCGCAGCGGCCGTTCCTCGTGTCGCGTTCGGGCGGCGCCGGCATGCAGCGTTACGTGCAGACGTGGTCCGGCGACAACTACACGTCGTGGGAGACGCTGCGCTACAACCTGAAGATGGGACTCGGGCTTTCGCTGTCGGGCGTATCGAACATCGGCCACGACATCGGCGGCTTCTCCGGCCCCGCGCCGTCCCCCGAGCTGCTGCTGCGCTGGGTGCAGTTCGGCATCTTCATGCCGCGCTTCAGCATCCATTCGTGGAATGACGACGGCACCGTCAACGAACCGTGGATGTATCCGGAGATCGCCGCGCAGATCGCATCGCTGATCAAACAGCGCTATCGGCTGCTGCCTTACCTGTATCACCTGCTGTGGCTGTCGACCACGCGCTACGAGCCCGTACTGCGGCCAACCCTCGCCGACTTCCCCGGCGATGCGCGCTGCTACGACGCATGCGACGACATGATGCTCGGCGACGCGCTGCTCGTCGCGCCGGTCGTCGAGCCGGGCCGCACGGAGCGTGCGGTTTACCTGCCGTCCGGCGCCCGCTGGATTTGCTGCACGAGCGCGCAGTCGTTCGAAGGCGGCGCGGACGTGACGCTGCCCGCGCCGCTCGACACGCCGGTGATGCTGTTGCGCGAAGGCCGCGTGCTGCCGCTGAACGTCGCCGAGCAAAGGTTCGGCGCGCGCGCGGACACACGCGGCTTCCTCGTTGCGCCGCGCACCGAGGACGGCGTGGCGCACGGCGAGTGTGTGGAGGACGACGGCGAAACCGAAGCCTGGCGCGACGGTGAATACGGGCTGTGGCGCATTGAGACCGGGCGCGCGGCATCGGGCGAACTCGACGTGTCCGTCCGCTGGGACGGCCGCATGAACCGCCCCGCCGAGCGCGTCGAAATCCTTTTGCCGGCGTCGCTGCAGGGCGCGCTTGCCGTGCGCGGCGCCCGCATCGAACACGATGTGCGGGACGGCGCCTGGCGTCGCATCGTCGTGGCCCTCGGCGGCTGA